The Gloeomargarita lithophora Alchichica-D10 genomic sequence GTCATACCGGGGAATCGTAAACCCCAGATGATAAATCGTTATGGCTGATAAGCCCGATGTCACCGTCTAACTCCAAAAATTAAATTAAAAAAAACTTATATGTATCGCAGAAAACATACAAAATGTCACTTAATGTGCTATCTGCCGTTGGGCTTCAAACAAACCCACCGCCACACTCACGGAGAGGTTCAAACTCCGCACCCCCGCTGACCGCATCGGAATCCGCAGTTGTGTATGACAAGCTGTGAGGCAAAAGTCCGGCAAACCAGTGGTTTCACTGCCAAAGAACAACCAATCCCCCGGTTGAAATTGAAAGTCCCACAGACCGGTTTGCCCCTGGGAAGTGAAGGCCAGCCAGCGGCCAGGGGACTGGGTATTAGTGCTGACAAACCCCTGCCAATTGGGGTAAGTGCGCCAGATCACATGGGGCCAGTAATCCAAGCCCGCCCGTTTCAGATAGCGGTCGCTCAATTCAAATCCCAGGGGGCCGATCAGGTGTAAGGGGGTGCGGGTGGCGGCACAGGTGCGGGCGATATTTCCCGTGTTGGGCGGGATTTGCGGCTGTACCAAAAC encodes the following:
- a CDS encoding tRNA (cytidine(34)-2'-O)-methyltransferase encodes the protein MDDFCATDFPLHVVLVQPQIPPNTGNIARTCAATRTPLHLIGPLGFELSDRYLKRAGLDYWPHVIWRTYPNWQGFVSTNTQSPGRWLAFTSQGQTGLWDFQFQPGDWLFFGSETTGLPDFCLTACHTQLRIPMRSAGVRSLNLSVSVAVGLFEAQRQIAH